One Setaria italica strain Yugu1 chromosome I, Setaria_italica_v2.0, whole genome shotgun sequence DNA window includes the following coding sequences:
- the LOC101772868 gene encoding mechanosensitive ion channel protein 6, translated as MDQAGRRKSSLRSQGSGKSSSRPGSGALEEVVVKIDGNGNGQAPFSFHGADGGGVGGGGRAGNATPSTNSTATTPRTASRPRSSEANSPRSPAKVWREGSYEFWNNDGAGGADGRPAATEAFSFKNRPPQSPSDAPSPSLSPQQQQQQASAAAEGGGVDPPTRLIGNFLRKQAASGAEKSLDLDLEMEELGRTAQLREQPSFSSSLERDARVSFQEPQKRNSASSFSSDSDTDDDGRKRGGGEDDGEVVRCTSSSTAAGAGPLLRAKTRSRLMDPPPQPQPPPASAQAPAATPVIDEERRSSGLRTPTKSGQLFSRLMSGKKSGPMGKSGPIEEEEDDPFADEDIPDDFKRGKLDALTVLQWLGLFLVIAALVCSLTIKILSEKKVVGLHLWKWELLVFVLICGRLVSGWVIRIAVFGVERNFLLRKRVLYFVYGVRSAVQNALWLGLVLASWHFLFDKNVQQETNSPVLPYVTKVLFCFLVATLIRLVKTLLLKVLASSFHVSTYFDRIQEALFNQYVIETLSGPPLVDENHVLQEVHELQRAGATIPKELRDAVPTKNVSGQRNIQLSGVMPKGEGSKQLSKEKGEGISIDMLHKLNQKNVSAWNMKRLMRIVRFGTLATMDEQIQQATGEGDESATQIRSEYEAKIAAKRIFHNVATPGSKYIYLSDLMRFMRREEAIKAMDLFEGAQEHNRVSKRSLKNWVVNAFRERKALALTLNDTKTAVNKLNQMANVVVGIIVFALWLLILGIATTHFFVFLSSQLLLAVFVFGNTLKTIFEAIVFLFVMHPFDVGDRCEIEDVQLVVEEMNIMTTVFLRYDNLKIYYPNSVLATKPIMNFYRSPDMGDAIDFSIHVATPVEKLALMKERILRYIDNKKEHWYPGAMIVLRDVDETNKLKVSIWFRHTLNFQDMGMRFVRRELVLQEMIRVLKDLEIEYRMLPLDVNVRNAPPIQSTRMPTTWSYS; from the exons atggACCAGGCGGGGCGGCGCAAGAGCAGCCTGCGGTCGCAAGGGTCCGGCAAGTCCTCGTCGCGGCCGGGGTCAGGGGCGCTGGAGGAGGTCGTCGTGAAGATCGACGGGAACGGGAACGGGCAGGCCCCGTTCTCCTTCCACGgcgcggatggcggcggcgtgggcggcggggGAAGGGCGGGGAATGCGACCCCCAGCACCAACTCCACGGCGACCACGCCGCGGACGGCGAGCAGGCCGAGGTCGAGCGAGGCCAACTCGCCGCGGTCCCCGGCAAAGGTGTGGCGGGAGGGGAGCTACGAGTTCTGGAACAAcgatggcgccggcggcgccgatggGCGGCCCGCCGCCACCGAGGCGTTCAGCTTCAAGAACCGCCCGCCTCAGTCGCCGTCGGATGCGCCGTCCCCTTCGCTGtctccgcagcagcagcagcagcaggcgagcgccgcggcggagggtggcggcgtGGACCCGCCCACACGGCTCATCGGGAACTTCCTCCGGAAGCAGGCCGCGTCCGGCGCCGAGAAGTCGCTCGACCTCGACCTGGAGATGGAGGAGCTCGGGAGGACGGCGCAGCTGCGCGAGCAGCCGTCCTTCTCCAGCTCGCTCGAACGGGACGCGCGCGTCTCCTTCCAGGAGCCCCAGAAGCGGAACTCCGCGTCGTCGTTTTCCTCCGATTCCgacaccgacgacgacggccgaaagcgcggcggcggcgaagacgaCGGCGAGGTGGTTCGCTGCACGTCCTCGTCCACTGCGGCGGGAGCGGGGCCGTTGCTGCGAGCCAAGACGCGCTCCCGGCTCATggacccgccgccgcagccacagCCGCCACCGGCATCGGCTCAGGCACCCGCCGCGACTCCTGTCATCGACGAGGAGCGGAGATCGTCAGGCTTGCGGACTCCTACAAAGTCCGGCCAGCTCTTCTCGAGGCTAATGTCCGGCAAAAAGTCCGGCCCCATGGGCAAGTCAGGTCcgatagaggaggaggaggacgacccATTCGCGGACGAGGACATCCCCGATGACTTCAAGCGTGGGAAGCTGGACGCGCTGACTGTCCTGCAGTGGCTCGGCTTATTCCTCGTCATCGCGGCATTGGTGTGTAGCCTCACCATAAAGATCTTGTCCGAGAAGAAGGTGGTTGGTTTGCACCTCTGGAAGTGGGAGCTCCTCGTGTTCGTGCTCATCTGCGGCCGTCTCGTCTCCGGATGGGTCATCAGGATTGCCGTGTTCGGCGTCGAGCGCAACTTCTTGCTGCGGAAGCGTGTGCTCTACTTTGTGTATGGCGTGCGCAGCGCCGTGCAGAACGCGCTCTGGCTCGGCCTGGTGCTCGCCTCTTGGCACTTCTTGTTCGACAAGAACGTCCAGCAGGAGACGAACTCTCCAGTGCTGCCCTACGTGACGAAGGTGCTATTCTGCTTCCTCGTTGCCACGCTCATCCGCCTTGTCAAGACATTGCTGCTCAAGGTGCTGGCCTCGTCCTTCCATGTCTCCACATATTTTGATCGGATTCAGGAGGCATTGTTCAACCAATATGTCATCGAGACACTATCTGGGCCACCTCTAGTGGATGAAAACCATGTGCTTCAGGAGGTTCATGAGCTCCAACGCGCAGGTGCAACCATACCAAAGGAGCTTCGTGATGCAGTGCCAACCAAGAATGTGTCTGGGCAAAGGAACATTCAGTTATCGGGGGTCATGCCTAAGGGAGAAGGCAGCAAGCAGTTGTCgaaggagaaaggggaagggATCTCTATTGACATGCTTCATAAGCTCAACCAGAAAAACGTCTCAGCTTGGAACATGAAGAGGTTGATGAGGATCGTTCGGTTTGGGACACTAGCAACTATGGATGAGCAGATACAGCAGGCAACAGGTGAGGGGGATGAATCAGCAACACAGATACGCAGTGAATATGAGGCAAAGATAGCTGCCAAGAGGATCTTTCACAATGTAGCAACGCCTGGCTCCAA GTACATATACTTGTCAGATTTAATGAGATTCATGAGGAGGGAAGAGGCCATCAAAGCAATGGATCTTTTTGAAGGAGCACAGGAGCACAACAGGGTCAGCAAGAGGTCTCTCAAGAATTGGGTG GTGAATGCATTTAGAGAGCGCAAGGCTCTTGCCCTTACACTTAATGATACAAAAACTGCAGTGAACAAGCTGAACCAGATGGCTAACGTTGTTGTCGGGATCATTGTATTTGCACTCTGGCTTCTTATTCTGGGTATAGCGACAACCCATTTCTTTGTCTTCCTCAGTTCACAGCTTCTCTTGGCAGTTTTCGTATTTGGGAATACACTGAAGACAATTTTTGAGGCAATTGTCTTCTTGTTCGTGATGCATCCGTTTGATGTTGGTGATCGTTGTGAGATTGAAGATGTTCAG CTGGTTGTTGAGGAAATGAATATCATGACAACAGTGTTTCTCCGATATGATAACCTGAAGATCTATTATCCAAACAGTGTACTTGCCACCAAACCAATTATGAATTTTTACAGAAGTCCGGACATGGGAGACGCAATTGACTTTTCCATTCATGTTGCAACGCCCGTGGAGAAACTGGCCCTCATGAAGGAACGCATATTACG TTACATCGACAACAAGAAGGAACATTGGTACCCGGGAGCCATGATCGTCCTCCGGGATGTCGATGAGACCAACAAGCTGAAGGTATCAATATGGTTCCGGCACACGCTCAACTTTCAGGACATGGGCATGAGGTTCGTGAGGCGGGAGCTCGTGCTCCAGGAGATGATCAGAGTCTTGAAGGACCTCGAGATAGAGTACCGGATGCTGCCGCTCGATGTTAACGTGCGGAATGCGCCTCCGATCCAATCCACAAGGATGCCCACAACATGGAGTTACTCGTGA